The DNA window GCGATCGGCTTCCAGGTCGGCGCGCTGATCATGGTCAAAGACGGCCAGGCGGTATCGGTCGGCGAAGTGCTGGCACGTATCCCGACCGAATCGCAGAAGACCCGCGATATTACCGGTGGTCTGCCGCGCGTTGCCGAGCTGTTCGAAGCACGTTCGCCGAAGGACGCGGGTATGCTGGCCGAAGTGACCGGTACGGTTGCATTCGGTAAGGAAACCAAAGGTAAGCAGCGTCTGGAAATCACGGACATGGACGGCAACAAGCACGAGTTCTTGATCACCAAGGACAAACAAGTGCTGGTCCACGACGGCCAGGTGGTGAACAAGGGCGAGATGATTGTCGACGGCCCAGCCGATCCACAAGACATTCTGCGTCTGCTGGGTATCGAAGCGCTGGCGCGTTACATCGTTGACGAAGTGCAGGACGTTTATCGTCTGCAGGGCGTTAAGATTAACGACAAGCACATTGAAGTCATTGTGCGTCAGATGCTGCGTCGCGTTCAGATCGTTAATGCCGGCGACACCAACTATATCGTTGGCGAGCAGGTCGAGCGTTCGGAACTGCTGGATGAAAACGACCGTATGAATGTGGAGAATAAGATCCCCGCAACCTACGAAAACGTTCTGCTGGGTATTACCAAGGCATCGCTGTCGACCGATTCGTTCATCTCGGCCGCATCGTTCCAGGAAACCACCCGCGTTCTGACGGAAGCCGCAATTATGGGCAAGCGCGATGGTCTGCGCGGTCTGAAAGAAAACGTCATCGTTGGTCGTCTGATTCCAGGCGGGACGGGCTTGGCATTCCACCGCGCTCGCAAAGAGAAAGAGCAGTGGGAAGTGGAAGAGCGTCAAGCTCTGCTGCTGGCAGAAAAAGCCTCGATGTCCGGCGGCGATGTGGAAGCGACCGAAACGGTTGCCCCGCACGACGGCGAAGCGTAATAGAAATAAAGCGCAATATAGAACGGCACCTTCGGGTGCCGTTTTTTTATGCCCGCAGTTTAATAGTCGGATTTAATAACATTAGATACCAAAGAGAATAAAAGTAAAGGCTGCGGCTTTACCGTATCAGCCATGCACTGGGACGACAGCAACACCACAGATCCACGTAGGGCGGATTAGGCGGCACGCCGTAATCCGCCAAGCGCCGCCCACACCACCAACCGCGCGCACGCGCCGAGGGTCCTACGCTATAGTCCATGTAGCAATGGCGGACCTGACCCCGGAGTTTGCGCCAGTAATTAGTTCGTTCATGCTAATATCTGGCTCATGATTGCTCAAGCCCTCTTCACCCCCGCCCAGCAGAAACTGCTGGGCTTGCTGTTTGTACGTGTCAATCAAGGTTTCCACTTGAACGAGATCATGCGCCTGACCGGACTGGGCAGCGCCTCGGCCCAGCGCGAGCTCAAACGCCTGCACGAGTCCGGCGTCATCACATCCGAGCGCATCGGCAATGTGCGCCGTTTCAAACCCAATAAGGATTGCATCGTGTTCGGGGAATTAAGCAGCCTGGTCAAGAAAACCTTCGGCCTGGTCAGTGTGTTGAATTCGGCACTGGCACCGCTGCAGCATGTATTGAACGTGGCCTTTGTTTATGGCGCGACGGCAAAGGAACACGAGGGCATGGATACGCCCGTGGAGTTGTTGCTGATCGGGGATAACACCAGCTACGGAGAGTTATTATCCAGGCTCCCGGTCGCCGAACGTTTATTGCGCCGGAAAATCAATCCCAACCTGTATTCGATCCCCGATTTTAAGCGTCGCCTGCGCGAGCAGCAGCCATTTATTCTGCAGGTATTGCGCGAGCAGAAAATCTATGTGCTGGGCGAGGAATCCGATCTGGAAAAGGTCATCAACGAGGAAGCTGCAGTTTAATCTTGGCGGGTTAATATTCCCATCTAATATCTCACCGCCTGTTCATCTGTCCACGCGGCGGAAACCTGTCTTTGCGGGAACGATAAAGAAAACCGCGTGTATCGCCCGGCCTGGGATTCGCAGTGAATCTTTCCGCCAAACGCGGTAATCACTTGTTCGCAAAACGCCAATCCCATTCCGGTGCCGCCGCCATTATGCCGCGTGCTGTAAAACGGTTCAAAAACATGGGGCAACACATCGGCCGGTATTCCGGTTCCGGTATCGGTCACCAACAGCTTTTTATCGGCGCCGTCGATAAAGAAAGCGATCTCCAATTCTCCCTGCCCCGCCGATTTGATCGCATACAGCGCGTTCTTGAACAGGTTGTATAACACGTACACCAGCAGCACGTCCGAGCCGAAGAACGTGAAATCGTGCGCGCCCTTGACCACCACCTTGTCCCGCATGGAGCTTTCGAACGGGTAGCACGCCAGCGCCTCCTCGACGCATTTCTTGATCGAATGGTTGGCAAAATCACTACGGCTGAGCATTCCGGCCCGCGCCGAGGCCAGCATCATGTCGACCACGAAATTCGAGCGGCTGATCTCGGCGTCGATGTGCTGGGTCAGCTTGCCGAGGTAGTTCAGTTGCGCGGGTTGCAAGGTTGGCTCGATCAGCTTGTGTTCGACCGCCAGATGGTAGCCGGCCAGCAGCTCCGGCAACGACTTGGCCAGCACCCGCGACTGGCTGCGGATGGTCGCCAGCGGCGTGCGCATCTCGTGGGCGATCGAGGCGGCAACCTCCATCGGGTCGGCCAGCAGGTTGTGCCGGACCATCGCCTGGGCGATCAGGCCCAGGCTGGCGGCGACGAACAGCATTCCCGGCGGATAAAACTGCACGCCGTAGTTGCACAGATAATCGACCGACGCGAAAAAGTAAATCAGCATGCTGACCAGGCAATAGCGCAACCTGGTTTTCTCGGTCGAGACGGCCAGCTGCTGGCGGCGGTACAGCAGCCACAGGCTGCGGCCGACCACGAGCATTGTGTGCAGCAGGTGCAGCACGTGCAGCGGGCCGGCCTTGGGATAAAAGCCGAAAAAGTAAGTGTAGAGGCCGGCGATAAGCCAGTCGCTGCTCAGCAGGATCACGCCCAGCAGCGCGCCGAACAGATAGGACAGTTCGACCCAGCGGCGCTCGCTGCGCTGGGCGGTGAGTTCGGCGACGAAATGGTACAGGGTGGTCGGCATGAACAGGATCAGCAGATAGCCGAGTTTGGCCGCCGCCAGCGCTTCATCCCGGTCGCGGATCTGGAACAGGATCGCCCAAGAAAATTGCCAGCAAAAGGTGGTGGTGCAGAGCAGAAATAACGTGAGGCTGACCCGGCTCACCCCGCGCGAATGCAGAACATAGGCCCCGTAGCTCAGGAAGAGGAGCGAGACTATGGCGGGCAGGAGAGAGTGCATGAGCGCATTCAGCAGGCTTGATGATAGTCGCAGTATTGCGCGAGCCGGAAGAGGGCGCTTGTATTTCAGGCGGGTTCTTGCGATAGATCAAAGGAGTGCAAGATTGTGTCCACGCTGGCATGGCGCGTAACAAATGCGGTGAAAACACGGCAAGTTGGGCCGCCGCGATGTTGTCATCGTGGCGGCCCTTCCGGTTATCGCTGGGACGCGATCCAGCGGTCGACCTTTTCCTCCAGCAAGGCCAGCGGCACGGTACCGTCGCTGAGGACCACTTCATGGAATTTAGGCAGGCTGAAGCGCTCGCCCAGCGCCTCTTCCGCGCGATGGCGCAGCTCGACGATCTTGAGCGAGCCGATCTTGTAGCCCAGCGCCTGGCCCGGCCACGCCATGTAGCGCTCGGTTTCTGTCTTGGCGTAATCGTCGTAGCCCAGGGTGTCGCGCATGTACTGGATGCTTTGCTCGCGGGTCCAGCCCTGCGCGTGCATGCCGGTGTCGACCACCAGGCGGGTGGCGCGCAGCAGCTCGTCGTTCAGGTGGCCGAAGTATTGCGCCGGATCGTCGAACAAACCCATTTCCTTGCCCAGGGTTTCGGAATACAGCGCCCAGCCTTCGGTGAAGGCGTTGTTGCCGCCGTATTTGCGGAAGTCCGGCAGGTTCAGTTCCTGCATCAGCGCGATGTGGAAGTGATGGCCCGGCTTACCCTCGTGCAGGAACAGGGTGGTCATGCCGGTGCTGCCGTACTTGGTCGGATCGTTGACCACCGACCAGAACACGCCCGGACGCGAACCGTCGCCGGCCGGCGCCGTGTAGTGGTCGGACGCGGTGGCGCGGCTCAGTTCAGGCTCCAGGCGCAGGTCCAGTTTGGCCTTGGGCATCAAGGTGAACATCTGCGGCAGCTTGGTGTCGAGCACGTCGTTCAGCTTATGGAACACGGCTTGCACTTCCTGCTCCGTCTTGAACGGGCGGAACTTGTCCTGCGCGGCGACCCACACCGGCAAGCCCTTGGCCGGGCCGTTGTAGCCGAGCTTGGGGCCGAGCTCTGCGAACTGCTGCTGGATGCGCGCCACTTCGCGCAGACCGATGGCGTGGATCGCGTCGGGCTTGAGCGTGGTGGTGGTGGCGTTGGCCACGCGCGCCTGATACCAGGCGGCGCCGTCCGGCAGCGCGCCCAGGCCGGTCGAGTTGCGGCAGGCCGGCAGGTAATCTTTTTCCAGGAAGGTCGCCAGGCGGGCCAGCGCCGGCATGATGTCGTCGCCGACGGTCTTGCTGTAGGCGGCCGTCAGGCGCTGCTTGTCGGCGTCGCTGAAGCCGGCCGGCAGTTTCTTGATCGGCGTGTAGAAAATGCTGGCTTCCGGCGTGTCGCTGACCAGCTTCTTGAACTGCGGCAGCGCCGAGACCATGATGGCCTTCGGCTGGGTGATGCCTTTTTTCATGCCTTCGCGCATGTTGGCGATGGCTTGGTCGATCCAGGCCGGCATCTGCGAGATGCGGCTCAGGTAGGCGTCATATTCCTTGACGGTGGCGATCGGCTGCGACGCCTCGCCGGCTGCGTAGTTGGCCAGCACCACCGGTACGCTGTCCATTTGCGTGACCGGCAACAAATGCTCGGGAAAGCGCTCCATGGCCAGCAGGCCGCGCAGTTCGTAGGCGAGGATGTCGAGGTTGAGGCGGTCTTCGGCGTTCAGGTGGGCGCGCTTGATGGTCTTGAGGCGCTTGCTGAAGTCGCGGTACATTTTGAACTGCAGCGCGCGCTTGCCCGGCGAGATGCTCAGGCCGAGCTGGTCGTCGTAGCGGTTGTCGCCGTTCTCGGTGGCGCCGATCGGCTCGTAGCGGGCGACGGCGTCGTAGTATTGGTCGGCGATGGCCAGCAGCGCCTGGTGCGCCGGCGTGGCGCTGACCCGTGGCACGGCGGTCTCCGGGGCCGCGATGCTGTTGCTGATTGGAACGAACACCAGCGCGAGCGCGGCCGCGACGCTGGCAAGACGGGATGCATGCTTCATGTTTTGTTTCCTGGTCAATGATAACTCTGGCGGCGACTAGCATAAGGCATAGCGTCGACCGGCCACGAAACAAA is part of the Oxalobacteraceae bacterium OTU3CAMAD1 genome and encodes:
- a CDS encoding ATP-binding protein, with translation MHSLLPAIVSLLFLSYGAYVLHSRGVSRVSLTLFLLCTTTFCWQFSWAILFQIRDRDEALAAAKLGYLLILFMPTTLYHFVAELTAQRSERRWVELSYLFGALLGVILLSSDWLIAGLYTYFFGFYPKAGPLHVLHLLHTMLVVGRSLWLLYRRQQLAVSTEKTRLRYCLVSMLIYFFASVDYLCNYGVQFYPPGMLFVAASLGLIAQAMVRHNLLADPMEVAASIAHEMRTPLATIRSQSRVLAKSLPELLAGYHLAVEHKLIEPTLQPAQLNYLGKLTQHIDAEISRSNFVVDMMLASARAGMLSRSDFANHSIKKCVEEALACYPFESSMRDKVVVKGAHDFTFFGSDVLLVYVLYNLFKNALYAIKSAGQGELEIAFFIDGADKKLLVTDTGTGIPADVLPHVFEPFYSTRHNGGGTGMGLAFCEQVITAFGGKIHCESQAGRYTRFSLSFPQRQVSAAWTDEQAVRY
- a CDS encoding DUF885 domain-containing protein, coding for MKHASRLASVAAALALVFVPISNSIAAPETAVPRVSATPAHQALLAIADQYYDAVARYEPIGATENGDNRYDDQLGLSISPGKRALQFKMYRDFSKRLKTIKRAHLNAEDRLNLDILAYELRGLLAMERFPEHLLPVTQMDSVPVVLANYAAGEASQPIATVKEYDAYLSRISQMPAWIDQAIANMREGMKKGITQPKAIMVSALPQFKKLVSDTPEASIFYTPIKKLPAGFSDADKQRLTAAYSKTVGDDIMPALARLATFLEKDYLPACRNSTGLGALPDGAAWYQARVANATTTTLKPDAIHAIGLREVARIQQQFAELGPKLGYNGPAKGLPVWVAAQDKFRPFKTEQEVQAVFHKLNDVLDTKLPQMFTLMPKAKLDLRLEPELSRATASDHYTAPAGDGSRPGVFWSVVNDPTKYGSTGMTTLFLHEGKPGHHFHIALMQELNLPDFRKYGGNNAFTEGWALYSETLGKEMGLFDDPAQYFGHLNDELLRATRLVVDTGMHAQGWTREQSIQYMRDTLGYDDYAKTETERYMAWPGQALGYKIGSLKIVELRHRAEEALGERFSLPKFHEVVLSDGTVPLALLEEKVDRWIASQR
- a CDS encoding ArsR family transcriptional regulator, with the translated sequence MIAQALFTPAQQKLLGLLFVRVNQGFHLNEIMRLTGLGSASAQRELKRLHESGVITSERIGNVRRFKPNKDCIVFGELSSLVKKTFGLVSVLNSALAPLQHVLNVAFVYGATAKEHEGMDTPVELLLIGDNTSYGELLSRLPVAERLLRRKINPNLYSIPDFKRRLREQQPFILQVLREQKIYVLGEESDLEKVINEEAAV